From the Primulina tabacum isolate GXHZ01 chromosome 15, ASM2559414v2, whole genome shotgun sequence genome, one window contains:
- the LOC142526877 gene encoding protein EI24 homolog isoform X1, giving the protein MGITPKLKQASLLWLEGFREACCLHRVIIYCLRSKELAIRTGQCFLLNGLIFLGSIFVLKSVVIPTIEWLLPDGCPRIYLEEPCWDIFRFYSYLRLGLIQLFYVFWFYPMYMFSFILSTIWYNDIAKYGFFAIEKCQTSGSRSSGQKDTRDGLTKTDSDKATDIEGVMIGIAEQIYSILLLSFFFLQVYVSGFVPYIGKALNFLLLSWMYAYYCFEYKWNYSALSLDKRLDFFESNWPFFTGFGSPCVLAVFFYSPLVSYGVMAILYPLFVLTATGSEADKVITSQRKKWKGAGLGRVPIFVSADYLSLKVLSLIPIEHLTQKMHDQ; this is encoded by the exons ATGGGCATCACGCCAAAATTAAAGCAGGCCTCATTACTGTGGCTGGAGGGTTTCAGGGAAGCTTGCTGTCTTCATCGGGTCATCATCTACTGTCTCAG GTCTAAAGAACTTGCCATCCGGACTGGGCAGTGTTTCCTCTTGAATGGTTTAATTTTCTTGGGAAG tatatttgttttaaaatcgGTTGTCATTCCGACTATTGAATGGTTATTGCCTGATGGATGTCCACGTATTTACTTGGAAGAACCGTGTTGGGATATTTTCAGATTCTATTCCTACTTACGACTTGGACTGATCCAACTTTTCTAT GTATTCTGGTTCTATCCTATGTACATGTTCAGCTTTATTCTTAGCACCATCTG GTATAATGACATTGCGAAGTACGGTTTTTTCGCTATTGAGAAGTGCCAAACTTCTGGTTCTAGGTCATCTGGCCAGAAGGACACACGTGATGGGTTGACCAAAACTGACAGTGATAAAGCAACTGATATTGAGGG TGTAATGATTGGGATAGCCGAACAGATCTATTCAATACTGCTGTTGAGTTTCTTCTTCCTACAA GTATATGTTTCTGGATTTGTCCCGTACATTGGAAAGGCCCTTAATTTTCTGCTCCTTTCTTGGATGTATGCGTATTATTGTTTTGA GTATAAATGGAATTATTCCGCTTTGAGTTTGGACAAACGGCTGGACTTCTTTGAATCCAACTGGCCATTTTTCACCGGTTTTG GAAGCCCGTGTGTCCTGGCAGTATTCTTTTACTCTCCCCTTGTGAGCTATGGCGTTATGGCGATACTCTATCCATTA TTTGTTTTGACTGCCACAGGCTCGGAAGCAGACAAAGTCATTACTTCTCAAAGAAAGAAATGGAAAGGCGCAGGATTGGGAAGGGTTCCGATATTTGTTTCTGCTGATTACTTGTC
- the LOC142526877 gene encoding protein EI24 homolog isoform X2: MGITPKLKQASLLWLEGFREACCLHRVIIYCLRSKELAIRTGQCFLLNGLIFLGSIFVLKSVVIPTIEWLLPDGCPRIYLEEPCWDIFRFYSYLRLGLIQLFYVFWFYPMYMFSFILSTIWYNDIAKYGFFAIEKCQTSGSRSSGQKDTRDGLTKTDSDKATDIEGVMIGIAEQIYSILLLSFFFLQVYVSGFVPYIGKALNFLLLSWMYAYYCFEYKWNYSALSLDKRLDFFESNWPFFTGFGSPCVLAVFFYSPLVSYGVMAILYPLFVLTATGSEADKVITSQRKKWKGAGLGRVPIFVSADYLSNNLNIDLMVPLLRLSLPL, translated from the exons ATGGGCATCACGCCAAAATTAAAGCAGGCCTCATTACTGTGGCTGGAGGGTTTCAGGGAAGCTTGCTGTCTTCATCGGGTCATCATCTACTGTCTCAG GTCTAAAGAACTTGCCATCCGGACTGGGCAGTGTTTCCTCTTGAATGGTTTAATTTTCTTGGGAAG tatatttgttttaaaatcgGTTGTCATTCCGACTATTGAATGGTTATTGCCTGATGGATGTCCACGTATTTACTTGGAAGAACCGTGTTGGGATATTTTCAGATTCTATTCCTACTTACGACTTGGACTGATCCAACTTTTCTAT GTATTCTGGTTCTATCCTATGTACATGTTCAGCTTTATTCTTAGCACCATCTG GTATAATGACATTGCGAAGTACGGTTTTTTCGCTATTGAGAAGTGCCAAACTTCTGGTTCTAGGTCATCTGGCCAGAAGGACACACGTGATGGGTTGACCAAAACTGACAGTGATAAAGCAACTGATATTGAGGG TGTAATGATTGGGATAGCCGAACAGATCTATTCAATACTGCTGTTGAGTTTCTTCTTCCTACAA GTATATGTTTCTGGATTTGTCCCGTACATTGGAAAGGCCCTTAATTTTCTGCTCCTTTCTTGGATGTATGCGTATTATTGTTTTGA GTATAAATGGAATTATTCCGCTTTGAGTTTGGACAAACGGCTGGACTTCTTTGAATCCAACTGGCCATTTTTCACCGGTTTTG GAAGCCCGTGTGTCCTGGCAGTATTCTTTTACTCTCCCCTTGTGAGCTATGGCGTTATGGCGATACTCTATCCATTA TTTGTTTTGACTGCCACAGGCTCGGAAGCAGACAAAGTCATTACTTCTCAAAGAAAGAAATGGAAAGGCGCAGGATTGGGAAGGGTTCCGATATTTGTTTCTGCTGATTACTTGTC
- the LOC142527133 gene encoding ATP phosphoribosyltransferase 2, chloroplastic-like has product MSALRTIFLLPTSSISPFSPSSSSGCWFPAKLAISRCSDTSPVTVVNENVDKQSYERNEVRLGLPSKGRMAADTLDLLKDCQLSVRQVNPRQYVAEIPQITNLEVWFQRPKDIVRKLISGDLDLGIVGLDTVKEYGQGSEDLILVHDTLDYGDCRLSLAIPKYGIFENINSLEELARMPQWTPERPLRVATGFTYLGPRFMEENGLKHVSFSTADGALEAAPAMGIADAIVDLVSSGTTLRENNLKEIDGGIILESQAVFVASKRSLLQRKDVLDITHEMMERLEAHLRAAGQFTVTANMRGRSAEEVAERVLSQTSLSGLQGPTVSPVFCKRDGKVAVEYYAIVICVPKKALYKSVQQLRAIGGSGVLISPLTYIFDEETPRWRRLLSNLGL; this is encoded by the exons ATGTCGGCTCTGAGAACGATTTTTCTGCTACCCACGTCTTCAATTTCACCTTTCTCGCCGTCCTCTTCTTCAGGTTGCTGGTTTCCGGCGAAATTGGCCATTTCGCGTTGCTCAGACACGTCTCCAGTTACTGTGGTGAATGAAAATGTGGATAAGCAGTCTTATGAAAGAAATGAGGTTCGGCTTGGATTGCCGAGCAAAGGTCGAATGGCTGCAGACACTCTTGATCTTCTCAAG GATTGTCAATTGTCAGTGAGGCAGGTGAATCCAAGGCAGTATGTTGCAGAAATTCCTCAG ATTACTAATTTGGAAGTTTGGTTTCAACGGCCTAAAGACATCGTGAGAAAATTAATATCTGGAGATTTGGACCTTGGAATTGTTGGATTGGACACCGTTAAAGAGTATGGCCAG GGGAGTGAAGATCTCATTCTTGTCCATGACACTCTGGATTATGGAGATTGCCGTTTATCTCTAGCA ATTCCCAAGTATGGCATATTTGAGAATATAAATTCTTTGGAAGAGCTAGCACGAATGCCACAGTGGACACCAGAGAGACCTCTGAGAGTTGCTACTGGTTTCACATAT TTGGGTCCAAGGtttatggaagaaaatggacTGAAGCATGTCTCCTTTTCAACTGCTGATGGTGCTTTGGAGGCTGCTCCTGCA ATGGGGATTGCCGATGCTATTGTGGACCTTGTGAGTAGTGGAACCACGTTAAGAGAAAATAATTTGAAAGAAATTGATGGTGGGATTATTTTGGAAAGTCAG GCTGTTTTTGTTGCTAGCAAGAGGTCATTGCTTCAACGGAAAGATGTGCTTGATATAACACACGAAATGATGGAAAGACTGGAGGCACATTTAAGGGCTGCTGGCCAGTTCACG GTAACTGCCAACATGAGGGGTAGAAGTGCAGAAGAAGTGGCTGAGCGAGTTCTGAGCCAAACCTCTCTATCTGGTTTGCAG GGACCCACTGTAAGCCCCGTTTTTTGCAAGCGCGACGGGAAGGTAGCTGTGGAATATTATGCTATAGTTATTTGTGTGCCTAAAAAAGCACTTTACAAGTCTGTTCAACAGCTTAGAGCG ATTGGAGGGAGTGGCGTTCTCATTTCTCCTCTGACGTACATTTTTGACGAGGAAACTCCAAGATGGCGCCGACTTCTTTCAAACTTGGGGCTTTAG
- the LOC142527204 gene encoding uncharacterized protein LOC142527204, which translates to MEEFYDVDENHVDYRSNVDTSRPFRSVKEAVADFGERSLLGQIYSSKQPFSFSEREIPIFSPSQNVCKESWPSYGQNISLSDTVKKLEAELEETKAELKLLKEKESDTEVALAMLNAELHESMSKLAQVDHLASSSTPVRGAGDMITKDDQEEKRESRTSSQNLRQILNVHGQSEGLFWGKKVVKKKPIIPLVGGLFSGKKRQSTSMYTSLHSSSRLHWN; encoded by the coding sequence ATGGAAGAATTCTACGACGTCGATGAAAATCATGTCGATTACCGCTCGAATGTGGACACCTCGCGGCCTTTTCGCTCGGTTAAGGAGGCCGTGGCGGATTTCGGGGAGCGGTCCTTGCTTGGACAGATTTACTCCTCCAAGCAGCCATTCTCTTTCTCCGAGAGAGAAATACCGATTTTCTCGCCAAGTCAGAATGTATGCAAAGAATCATGGCCTAGTTACGGCCAGAACATCTCTCTCTCGGACACTGTGAAGAAGCTCGAGGCCGAACTCGAGGAGACGAAGGCGGAGCTTAAGCTGCTCAAGGAAAAAGAATCAGACACGGAGGTGGCACTGGCGATGTTGAATGCTGAGCTCCACGAGAGTATGTCCAAGCTGGCACAAGTGGATCACCTGGCTTCGTCGAGCACTCCGGTTCGAGGGGCGGGGGATATGATCACAAAGGATGATCAAGAGGAGAAGAGGGAAAGTAGAACAAGTTCACAAAATTTGAGACAGATTTTGAATGTGCATGGGCAGAGTGAAGGCTTGTTTTGGGGGAAGAAAGTGGTGAAAAAGAAGCCCATAATCCCTCTTGTTGGAGGTCTTTTCTCAGGCAAAAAAAGGCAATCTACAAGCATGTATACTTCTCTTCATTCATCTTCTCGTTTGCATTGGAATTGA
- the LOC142526665 gene encoding uncharacterized protein At5g49945-like, giving the protein MANSRSPSSSSSSLFFSPLSFLRPRGDTFLYLFALISIFSLLLHYLSAAPAHPHFEGFDADDDDFPLEDTNEEQVVPPLRSPPPPISLSTSTPESHHGPPESQIQPDHNPSSNSVKFPSTSSFEYWDEDEFEGIPQDLVPPPEGEVKPESTSTGADSDLGHPDNMENYHKSDVKFPKKLSYYTVEIACVSFLILFTINYFTGKRENENLALAWASKFAARDSIFEKNFSLLGVGETDDSPLLLQEGNNVFKFYASGRRFCSGLLATMDLKSRHDLISKLYNMVVPCKDEITFEVYMNDDAMDHVIFALARKKLAKTMQKEMKDLQRFSGLVAPPSGKKWVAEELQVISESKEVAGDLINDVVLDQVFGEKAFEKFGKLFISMYFSDQQIGSSKKMLVFKFALPDVNHMADMTRLVALVPYYIDLVGRYKLSSHARSKTEVARAKVAQETYKEIQNARQEALQKKKADQRKKLEEAEAKLSAEALRKKEAKEHARQMKKAMPKIKMSRSG; this is encoded by the exons ATGGCGAATTCGAGATccccttcttcttcttcttcttctctcttCTTCTCCCCGCTCTCTTTCCTCCGCCCCAGAGGCGATACCTTCCTCTATCTATTCGCTCTGATCTCCATCTTTTCTCTCCTCCTCCACTACCTCTCCGCCGCCCCTGCCCACCCCCATTTTGAAGGCTTCGATGCTGATGATGACGATTTCCCACTCGAAGACACCAACGAGGAACAAGTTGTTCCTCCACTTCGTTCCCCCCCGCCGCCGATATCCCTATCCACTTCCACTCCGGAGTCCCACCATGGCCCTCCTGAATCCCAGATTCAACCGGACCACAACCCTAGTTCCAATTCCGTGAAGTTCCCTTCAACCTCTTCGTTTGAGTACTGGGATGAAGATGAATTTGAAGGGATTCCTCAGGATTTGGTTCCACCTCCGGAGGGTGAAGTGAAGCCTGAGTCTACTTCCACTGGTGCTGATTCTGATTTGGGTCATCCCGATAATATGGAGAATTATCATAAATCGGATGTGAAATTTCCGAAGAAGCTGAGTTATTATACGGTTGAAATTGCGTGTGTTTCGTTTTTGATCTTGTTTACGATAAATTATTTTACTGGAAAAAGAGAAAACGAGAATCTGGCCTTGGCGTGGGCGAGTAAATTTGCTGCTAGGGACtcgatttttgaaaaaaacttTAGCTTGTTGGGAGTGGGGGAGACCGATGACTCTCCCCTTTTGCTTCAGGAAGGGAATAATGTATTTAAGTTCTATGCCAGCGGTAGGAGGTTCTGCTCCGGATTGCTGGCCACCATGGATCTTAAGAGCAGACATGATTTGATATCAAAGTTGTATAATATGGTTGTGCCTTGCAAGGATGAGATCACGTTTGAGGTTTATATGAATGATGATGCTATGGATCATGTGATTTTTGCCTTGGCGAGGAAGAAACTGGCGAAGACAATGCAGAAGGAGATGAAGGACTTGCAGAGGTTTTCTGGGTTGGTGGCGCCTCCCAGTGGGAAGAAGTGGGTCGCTGAGGAGTTGCAGGTTATTTCGGAGTCTAAGGAGGTTGCTGGGGATTTGATCAATGATGTTGTTCTGGATCAG GTTTTTGGTGAGAAGGCTTTTGAGAAATTCGGAAAGTTATTCATCTCGATGTATTTTTCTGATCAACAAATCGGCTCGAGCAAGAAGATGCTAGTGTTTAAGTTTGCTCTTCCTGATGTTAATCACATGGCTGACATGACTCGTTTGGTTGCACTTGTTCCCTATTACATTGATCTAGTTGGCCGATATAAGCTCAGCTCACAT GCTCGATCTAAAACAGAAGTAGCTAGGGCCAAAGTTGCCCAAGAGACTTATAAAGAGATTCAGAATGCCAGGCAAGAAGCATTACAGAAAAAGAAAGCCGACCAAAGAAAGAAGTTGGAGGAGGCTGAAGCAAAGCTAAGTGCTGAGGCTCTTCGGAAGAAGGAGGCAAAAGAGCATGCCCGCCAAATGAAGAAAGCCATGCCGAAAATCAAGATGAGTAGGTCTGGCTAG